In Carassius carassius chromosome 19, fCarCar2.1, whole genome shotgun sequence, a single genomic region encodes these proteins:
- the fbxl3a gene encoding F-box/LRR-repeat protein 3: protein MKRRLSREREDSPSSCEGPTDSCKRVRQPTEDSGDLPPDWARLPQEILLHIFQFLPLLDRAFASQVCRGWNEAFHMPELWRCFEFELNQPASSYLKATHPDLIKQIIKRHSNHLQYVSFKVDSSTESAEAACDILSQLVNCSLKTLGLISTARPSFMELPKSHFISALTVVFVNSKSLSSLKIDDTPVDDPSLKVLVANNSDTLKLLKMSSCPHVSPAGILCVADQCHGLRELALNYHLLSDELLLALSSEKHVHLEHLRIDVVSENPGQQFHTIKKSSWDAMVRHSPKFNLVMYFFLYEDEFGPFFRDEIPVTHLYFGRSVSKEVLGRVGMNCPRLVELVVCANGLRPLDEELIRIAERCQHLSAIGLGECEVSCSAFVEFVKMCGRRLSQLSIMEEVLIPDHKYSLDEIHWEVSKHLGRVWFPDMMPTW from the exons ATGAAAAGGAGGTTGAGCAGAGAGCGTGAGGACAGTCCCTCATCCTGCGAGGGGCCGACGGACTCCTGCAAGAGGGTCAGACAGCCCACAGAGGACTCTGGAGATCTGCCGCCCGACTGGGCTCGCCTGCCGCAGGAGATCCTGCTCCACATCTTCCAGTTCCTGCCTCTCCTGGACCGGGCCTTCGCCTCGCAGGTCTGCCGCGGCTGGAACGAGGCCTTCCACATGCCCGAGCTGTGGAGGTGCTTCGAGTTTGAGCTCAACCAGCCCGCCAGCTCTTACCTGAAGGCCACCCATCCTGACCTAATAAAGCAAATCATCAAGAGGCACTCCAATCATCTACAGTACGTCAGCTTCAAG GTGGACAGCAGCACAGAGTCAGCGGAGGCTGCGTGTGACATCCTGTCTCAGCTGGTCAATTGCTCTCTGAAGACGCTTGGGCTGATCTCCACTGCTCGGCCGAGCTTCATGGAGCTGCCAAAG TCCCACTTCATCTCTGCACTCACCGTGGTGTTTGTCAACTCCAAGTCTCTGTCGTCTCTGAAAATTGACGACACGCCAGTGGATGATCCTTCGCTCAAGGTCCTGGTAGCCAACAACAGTGACACACTCAAGCTGCTGAAGATGAGCAGCTGCCCACATGTTTCTCCTGCAG GTATTCTGTGCGTGGCTGATCAGTGTCACGGTCTGAGAGAGCTGGCTCTGAACTATCACTTACTGAGCGACGAGCTGCTGCTGGCGCTGTCCTCCGAGAAGCACGTGCATCTCGAGCATCTGCGCATAGACGTGGTGAGCGAGAACCCCGGCCAGCAGTTTCACACCATCAAGAAGAGCAGCTGGGACGCCATGGTGCGCCATTCGCCCAAATTCAACCTGGTCATGTACTTCTTCCTGTATGAGGACGAGTTTGGGCCCTTTTTCCGTGATGAGATCCCCGTTACGCACCTGTACTTCGGCCGCTCGGTCAGTAAAGAGGTCTTGGGCCGCGTGGGCATGAACTGTCCGCGTCTGGTGGAGCTGGTGGTGTGTGCCAACGGTCTGCGGCCGCTGGACGAGGAGCTGATCCGTATCGCCGAGCGCTGCCAGCACCTGTCGGCCATCGGACTGGGCGAGTGCGAGGTCTCCTGCAGTGCTTTCGTGGAGTTTGTGAAGATGTGTGGCCGCCGTCTCTCTCAGCTCTCCATCATGGAGGAGGTGCTCATCCCAGACCACAAATACAGCCTGGATGAGATCCACTGGGAAGTGTCCAAGCACCTCGGGCGCGTCTGGTTTCCAGATATGATGCCCACCTGGTGA